The Lycium ferocissimum isolate CSIRO_LF1 chromosome 1, AGI_CSIRO_Lferr_CH_V1, whole genome shotgun sequence genome includes a region encoding these proteins:
- the LOC132037088 gene encoding heterogeneous nuclear ribonucleoprotein 1-like produces MDSDQGKLFIGGISWETTEEKLKDYFQGYGDVLQTVVMRDKISGKPRGFGFVVFADPNVLDRVLQDEHVIDGRTVDAKRALSREEQQGSKPGNTNSARNFGGGGNTRTKKIFVGGLPPTLTEEGFRQYFESFGNVTDVVIMYDQQTNRPRGFGFISFDSEDAVDRVLQKTFHDLNGKQVEVKKALPKDANPGAGGRSMSSGGGGGMGGGSYQGYGASGNNPSSYDSRMDSNRYMQSQNAGGMGYGGGYGNPGYGYGPSNNGMGYGGYGSYGGANPGYGGANPGYGAAAVAAYGNPNAASAGYGGGPVGGPRSTWGSQGPSAYGNMGYGNAPWGAANAAAGGGGPASGGSGQSPTGTTGYGNQGYGYGGYAGNEGAYGNQSGYGAVGRASGAPSGNSPVGGGAAGDMQSGAGGYMNSGYGDASGNSSYGNSAWRSDNSQGSGNYGAPPNGAHGGQVGYGGGYGVAPSRQAQQQ; encoded by the exons ATGGATTCAGATCAAGGAAAGCTGTTTATTGGTGGGATATCATGGGAAACAACTGAAGAGAAACTGAAAGATTATTTCCAAGGTTATGGTGATGTCTTGCAGACTGTTGTTATGAGAGACAAGATTTCTGGGAAACCTAGAGGTTTTGGTTTTGTTGTCTTTGCAGATCCTAATGTTCTTGATAGAGTTCTTCAAGATGAACATGTCATTGATGGCCGTACG GTTGATGCTAAGAGGGCCTTGTCAAGAGAGGAGCAGCAAGGCTCAAAGCCTGGAAATACAAATAGTGCCAGAAATTTTGGAGGTGGTGGAAATACCAGGACCAAGAAAATTTTTGTTGGGGGATTGCCTCCCACTTTGACCGAGGAAGGATTTAGACAGTATTTTGAAAGTTTTGGTAATGTGACTGATGTAGTAATCATGTATGACCAGCAGACCAACCGACCTCGTGGGTTTGGCTTCATCTCATTTGATTCTGAAGATGCTGTAGATAGAGTTTTACAGAAGACCTTTCATGATCTGAATGGTAAACAGGTAGAAGTTAAGAAAGCTCTTCCGAAAGATGCTAATCCTGGTGCTGGTGGCCGTTCCATGAGCAGCGGAGGTGGTGGTGGTATGGGTGGTGGAAGTTACCAGGGGTATGGTGCATCAGGTAACAATCCCAGCTCTTATGACAGCAGAATGGATTCCAACAGGTACATGCAATCGCAAAATGCTGGAGGTATGGGCTATGGTGGTGGGTATGGTAACCCAGGTTATGGCTATGGCCCATCCAACAACGGTATGGGCTATGGTGGTTATGGAAGTTATGGCGGAGCAAATCCGGGCTATGGTGGTGCCAATCCTGGCTATGGTGCTGCTGCAGTTGCTGCCTATGGAAATCCAAATGCGGCCAGTGCAGGCTATGGAGGTGGTCCAGTGGGTGGACCAAGAAGCACATGGGGCTCTCAGGGTCCTTCTGCATATGGGAATATGGGCTATGGTAATGCTCCTTGGGGTGCTGCAAATGCTGCTGCTGGTGGCGGCGGTCCTGCTAGTGGAGGATCTGGTCAATCTCCAACTGGAACGACAGGATATGGGAATCAAGGTTATGGTTATGGTGGTTATGCTGGAAATGAGGGCGCTTATGGAAATCAATCTGGTTATGGCGCTGTTGGACGTGCCAGTGGAGCTCCTAGTGGTAATTCACCTGTTGGAGGTGGTGCTGCAGGAGACATGCAATCAGGTGCTGGTGGTTACATGAACAGCGGCTATGGTGATGCAAGTGGAAACTCTAGCTATGGGAATTCAGCATGGAGATCTGATAACTCGCAAGGTTCTGGTAATTATGGTGCTCCACCAAATGGAGCTCATGGTGGCCAAGTTGGATATGGTGGTGGGTATGGAGTTGCCCCCAGTCGGCAAGCTCAACAGCAGTGA
- the LOC132037198 gene encoding histone H2A.Z-specific chaperone CHZ1-like codes for MGCFLGCFGFTSKKQKRIKPCNKFQVHQKYVPLDSEKDNAADSPNSEPRDKHKPKESAKPKVKKKVSFNLDVKTYERIQDDDYNTTYFSEEEEKKTQWEYNEQETTKASMSMYPSSYRYYNCNNSYDDEEDELTLEESDIDDLDEDEDYGVSDEDDDGGGDEYNSLDIEKENKFGNVEKLNKDESNEVGQNHRNSVLLPVENLTQWKTIKARGAHQVKHQKENIIKLDGKQELPLIDKPPNHFVDLNPKNNSKPKPQGHEISVDASLSNWLTPRKTSVNGSAVYCIEDTAKDQVVLDEVNFI; via the exons ATGGGATGTTTTCTTGGATGTTTTGGTTTTACCAGCAAGAAACAAAAGCGTATAAAGCCTTGTAACAAGTTCCAA GTGCACCAAAAATATGTACCACTAGATTCTGAGAAGGACAATGCTGCAGATTCTCCAAATTCTGAGCCAAG GGATAAGCATAAGCCTAAAGAATCAGCAAAACCTAAggtaaaaaagaaagtgagcTTCAATTTGGATGTTAAGACTTATGAGAGAATCCAAGACGATgactacaacacaacatattTCTCAGAGGAAGAGGAGAAGAAGACACAATGGGAATACAATGAACAAGAAACAACAAAAGCAAGTATGTCTATGTACCCTTCAAGCTATCGATATTATAACTGCAACAATAGCTACGATGACGAGGAAGACGAGCTAACACTTGAGGAAAGTGATATCGATGAtcttgatgaagatgaagactaTGGTGTTAgcgatgaagatgatgatggtGGGGGTGATGAATATAACTCTTTGGATATTgagaaagaaaacaagtttggaaatgttgaaaaactgAACAAAGATGAATCAAATGAAGTAGGCCAAAATCATAGGAATTCTGTGCTTCTTCCAGTTGAAAATCTCACTCAATGGAAAACAATTAAAGCAAGAGGAGCACATCAAGTGAAGCATCAGAAGGAAAACATTATCAAATTGGATGGAAAACAAGAATTGCCCTTGATTGATAAACCACCAAACCATTTTGTGGACCTAAATCCCAAAAATAACTCTAAGCCAAAGCCTCAGGGCCATGAAATTTCAGTGGATGCCAGTCTCTCAAACTGGCTTACACCAAGAAAAACATCAGTAAATGGCTCAGCTGTTTATTGTATTGAAGATACAGCAAAAGATCAAGTTGTGCTTGATGAAgtcaatttcatataa
- the LOC132037277 gene encoding uncharacterized protein LOC132037277 yields the protein MDTKNKKDFKGEKIQYVDSVEAPKSVLNGEKDEDDESKALLLPSRKGGLSKKTVKPKRKVQWNDTNGNKLTEVLEFQPSDASDSDDDESDSCICRIM from the exons ATGGatacaaaaaataagaaagattttAAAGGGGAGAAAATTCAGTATGTAGATAGTGTAGAAGCTCCAAAATCTGTATTGAATGGGGAAAAAGATGAGGATGATGAATCTAAAGCATTGTTGTTGCCTTCAAGAAAAGGTGGGTTGTCAAAAAAGACAGTAAAGCCAAAGAGAAAAGTTCAGTGGAATGATACAAATGGGAATAAACTTACTGAGGTCTTGGAATTTCAGCCaag TGATGCAAGTGACTCGGATGACGATGAATCAGATTCTTGCATTTGTAGAATAATGTAG